The following proteins come from a genomic window of Pyxidicoccus sp. MSG2:
- a CDS encoding thioredoxin family protein — translation MFRCKACGAFNRVREPRPPGSPECGRCHSALDVTGAPQEVDGEGLDRAVLGSPVPVLLDLWAPWCAPCRAASPIVEAVGRAQAGRLLVLKLNTEQHPHAASTLRVQGIPTFVVFAGGREVARRSGVMPRAELERWVMTSVAQGGANATA, via the coding sequence ATGTTCCGCTGTAAGGCCTGTGGAGCGTTCAACCGTGTGCGCGAGCCCCGTCCGCCGGGCTCGCCCGAGTGCGGCCGCTGTCACTCCGCGCTGGACGTCACCGGCGCCCCGCAGGAGGTGGATGGCGAGGGGCTGGACCGCGCCGTCCTCGGCTCCCCGGTGCCGGTGCTGCTCGACTTGTGGGCCCCCTGGTGCGCGCCGTGCCGCGCCGCGAGCCCCATCGTGGAAGCGGTGGGACGGGCGCAGGCGGGACGGCTGCTGGTGCTGAAGCTGAACACCGAGCAACACCCCCACGCGGCCAGCACGCTGCGGGTGCAGGGCATCCCCACCTTCGTGGTGTTCGCGGGCGGGCGCGAGGTGGCGCGGCGCAGCGGGGTGATGCCCCGCGCGGAGCTGGAGCGGTGGGTGATGACGTCGGTGGCACAGGGCGGCGCGAACGCCACCGCTTGA
- a CDS encoding 2-hydroxyacid dehydrogenase: MRLAVFDTHRYDREALEKTNAHFGHALTFFEPRLTLQTAKLADGFPAVCSFVNDKVDAATLAALHGGGVRLVAARSAGYNHVDLEAAQRLDIRVTRVPEYSPHAVAEHAVALVLSLNRHIPRAFARVRDWNFSLDGLVGFDLAGKTVGVVGTGRIGRVAVRIFRGFGCKVLCYDVAPDADFEREAGVAFVPLDVLFAESDVISLHVPLTPGTRHMVDAAALARMKKGVLLINTGRGALIDSRALLDALKAGRIGGAGLDVYEEEEGIFFQDLSGQVLQDDVLARLLTFPNVLVTSHQAFLTHEALANIAETTLASVMAFEQGEPLVNEVRAEQVLRAPPAAK; the protein is encoded by the coding sequence ATGCGGCTGGCCGTCTTCGACACCCATCGTTATGACCGTGAGGCACTTGAGAAGACCAACGCGCACTTCGGTCATGCGCTCACCTTCTTCGAGCCGCGCCTGACGTTGCAGACGGCGAAGCTGGCGGATGGCTTTCCCGCGGTGTGCTCCTTCGTCAACGACAAGGTGGACGCAGCCACGCTGGCAGCGCTGCATGGGGGCGGGGTGCGGCTCGTGGCGGCGCGCTCGGCGGGCTACAACCACGTGGACCTGGAGGCGGCGCAGCGGCTGGATATTCGCGTGACGCGCGTGCCGGAGTACTCACCGCACGCGGTGGCCGAGCATGCGGTGGCGCTGGTGCTCTCCCTCAACCGCCACATCCCCCGCGCCTTCGCGCGCGTGCGCGACTGGAACTTCTCCCTCGACGGATTGGTGGGCTTCGACCTCGCCGGCAAGACGGTGGGCGTGGTGGGCACGGGCCGCATCGGCCGCGTGGCGGTTCGCATCTTCCGGGGCTTCGGCTGCAAGGTGCTCTGCTACGACGTGGCGCCCGACGCCGACTTCGAGCGCGAGGCGGGCGTGGCCTTCGTCCCGCTGGACGTGTTGTTCGCCGAGTCGGACGTCATCTCCCTCCACGTGCCGCTCACACCGGGCACGCGCCACATGGTGGACGCGGCGGCTTTGGCGCGGATGAAGAAGGGTGTGTTGCTCATCAACACCGGCCGCGGCGCGCTCATCGACAGCCGGGCCCTGCTCGACGCGCTGAAGGCAGGACGCATCGGCGGCGCGGGGCTGGACGTGTACGAGGAGGAGGAGGGCATCTTCTTCCAGGACCTCTCCGGGCAGGTGCTGCAGGACGACGTGCTGGCGCGGCTGCTCACCTTCCCCAACGTCCTCGTCACCTCGCACCAGGCCTTCCTCACCCACGAGGCCCTGGCCAACATCGCCGAGACGACACTGGCCAGCGTGATGGCCTTCGAGCAGGGTGAGCCCCTGGTGAACGAGGTGCGCGCCGAGCAGGTGCTTCGCGCGCCGCCCGCCGCGAAGTAA
- a CDS encoding universal stress protein, with protein MSIVCATNFSDAALRASTLAAELARKTGEPLRLVHVLNPNSARAFGRALTDAAEAALADQTKRLEKSGAKVERVLLTGDPAEVVDAYAREQKASLVVTAAPSDEAPFLSVGGTVDRLAQALVVPLLVVRDAAPLEAWARGERPLKVMLGVDRSLPFEAAREWVKGLSRFGAVEVVGARVYWPEEEYPRLGLPLPPAFGDITTELRQAMEEETASLMAPLASGGQATRVVVHAGVGRIADHLVDLASREGVDLLVVGTHHRRALGRLWSVSHHAVRLARMSVACVPSMVAPSVSDVPLPVYREVLVATDFSDTGNRAVAHACGLVPEGGTVHLVHVLEGRVKPGQEEELKQQLLALVPKAAQAGGRRVQVEVLPHGRDVVTTLVQAAERLRVDALVMGTHGRSGLKRAVLGSVTQEVLLRMDRPVLVVRPPKG; from the coding sequence ATGTCCATCGTCTGCGCCACGAACTTCTCCGATGCCGCGCTGCGCGCATCCACCCTGGCCGCTGAGCTCGCCCGGAAGACGGGAGAGCCTCTGCGCCTGGTGCACGTGCTGAACCCGAACTCCGCGCGGGCCTTCGGGCGGGCGCTGACCGACGCGGCCGAGGCCGCCCTGGCCGACCAGACGAAGCGCCTGGAGAAGTCGGGCGCGAAGGTGGAGCGTGTGTTGCTCACCGGGGACCCGGCCGAGGTGGTGGATGCCTACGCGCGGGAGCAGAAGGCCTCGCTCGTGGTGACGGCGGCACCGAGTGACGAGGCGCCCTTCCTGAGTGTGGGGGGCACGGTGGACCGGCTGGCGCAGGCGCTGGTCGTCCCGCTGCTGGTGGTGCGCGACGCGGCGCCGCTGGAGGCGTGGGCCCGGGGCGAGCGGCCGCTGAAGGTGATGCTGGGCGTGGACCGCTCGCTGCCCTTCGAGGCGGCGCGCGAGTGGGTGAAGGGCCTGAGCCGCTTCGGCGCGGTGGAGGTGGTGGGGGCGCGCGTGTACTGGCCGGAGGAGGAGTACCCGCGCCTGGGGCTGCCGCTTCCTCCCGCCTTCGGCGACATCACGACGGAATTGCGGCAGGCGATGGAGGAGGAGACGGCCTCGCTGATGGCGCCGCTGGCTTCGGGGGGGCAGGCGACTCGCGTCGTGGTGCACGCGGGCGTGGGGCGCATCGCCGACCACCTGGTCGACCTGGCCTCGCGCGAGGGCGTGGACCTGCTGGTGGTGGGCACGCACCACCGGCGCGCCCTGGGCCGGCTGTGGAGCGTGTCGCACCACGCGGTGCGGCTGGCTCGCATGTCCGTGGCGTGCGTGCCCTCCATGGTGGCGCCCTCGGTCTCGGACGTGCCGCTGCCCGTGTACCGCGAGGTGCTCGTGGCCACCGACTTCTCGGACACGGGCAACCGTGCGGTGGCCCACGCCTGCGGGCTGGTGCCCGAGGGTGGCACGGTGCACCTCGTCCACGTGCTGGAGGGGCGCGTGAAGCCCGGCCAGGAGGAGGAGCTGAAGCAGCAGCTCCTCGCGCTGGTGCCGAAGGCGGCGCAGGCCGGCGGGCGACGCGTGCAGGTGGAGGTGCTTCCCCATGGCCGGGACGTGGTGACGACGCTGGTGCAGGCCGCCGAGCGGCTCCGCGTGGATGCGCTCGTCATGGGCACGCACGGGCGCTCGGGGCTGAAGCGCGCGGTGCTCGGCTCGGTGACGCAGGAGGTGCTGCTGCGCATGGACCGGCCGGTGCTGGTGGTGCGGCCTCCGAAGGGGTGA
- a CDS encoding TIGR02996 domain-containing protein, with protein MVGDVNGLLERALEAFGQHEEQRAMESLLLAWWESRSERLAALVERLSARIDAWPLPSRKRPSPPPFEDVPRDYFILMAYAREGNVDAVIRQLGMLGYGSPDPRLTPVLMELSRLPIGREGPIVQGLCGPLLFLKDPRTLELLRALSTSRHVEDEHADALKGLIEKMTAQPPPPLAEETQARVGALEAALDARASAEASSAPLREELLARVYSRPDDDDARLVLADHLLEHGDAAGEFIVLQCSPHSDEKRIWELQGHHRRTWEAPLGPYVRDGLTRFERGFPVAVRMNFDLFHSPAVLTPAGPAWGTVREISWSHTLTQAALVTSLEWLKSPYLRGVTATGNVHPEIARRLRDWTTR; from the coding sequence ATGGTGGGCGACGTGAATGGCCTCCTCGAGCGTGCGCTCGAGGCCTTCGGGCAGCACGAGGAGCAGAGGGCAATGGAGTCCCTGCTCCTGGCCTGGTGGGAGTCGCGCTCGGAGCGCCTCGCGGCGCTCGTGGAGCGACTGTCGGCACGGATAGACGCCTGGCCATTGCCGTCGCGCAAGCGCCCGTCGCCCCCACCGTTCGAGGACGTTCCCAGGGACTACTTCATCCTCATGGCGTATGCCCGTGAGGGAAACGTGGACGCGGTCATCCGTCAGCTCGGGATGCTTGGCTATGGGTCCCCGGACCCCCGGCTCACGCCCGTCCTGATGGAGCTCTCGCGGCTGCCCATCGGGCGTGAGGGTCCCATCGTTCAGGGGCTCTGCGGGCCCCTGCTCTTCCTGAAGGACCCTCGGACCCTGGAGCTGCTCCGTGCGCTGAGCACCAGTCGTCACGTGGAAGATGAGCACGCTGATGCGCTCAAGGGCCTCATCGAGAAGATGACCGCGCAACCGCCTCCTCCGTTGGCCGAGGAGACCCAGGCACGGGTCGGTGCACTGGAGGCAGCCCTCGACGCACGAGCCAGCGCCGAGGCGTCGAGCGCGCCGCTGCGCGAAGAGCTCCTGGCCCGGGTCTATTCGCGACCGGACGATGATGATGCGCGACTCGTCCTGGCGGACCACCTGCTGGAGCATGGTGACGCGGCCGGCGAGTTCATCGTGCTCCAGTGCTCACCGCACTCCGACGAGAAGCGCATCTGGGAGTTGCAGGGACACCACAGGAGGACGTGGGAGGCCCCGCTGGGGCCATACGTCCGCGATGGGCTCACCCGATTCGAGCGGGGCTTTCCGGTCGCGGTCCGGATGAACTTCGACCTGTTCCATTCGCCCGCGGTGCTGACTCCAGCCGGGCCTGCCTGGGGCACGGTTCGGGAAATCTCGTGGAGCCATACGTTGACCCAGGCGGCCCTGGTCACGTCCCTGGAATGGCTCAAGAGCCCGTACCTGCGGGGCGTGACAGCGACGGGGAACGTGCACCCGGAAATCGCCCGGCGGCTGAGGGACTGGACTACCCGCTGA
- a CDS encoding metallophosphoesterase, translating to MRTLFIGDVHGCAEELDALLAECGWRPDDRVVLVGDLVAKGPDSAGVVRRARERGFLAVRGNHDAHVLRWHAGRGPKGKKLKPEHQLVLDTLSPEDWTWLAAQPLYRHFPELNVVAVHGGLVPGVALEHQKEDELLNLRSIAADGTPSKRVDGGEPWGSCWKGPELVIFGHDAMRGIQRHPYALGLDSGCVYGGRLSAYVLPEGRLVSVLAKRAYVDVDASG from the coding sequence ATGCGAACGCTCTTCATCGGGGACGTGCACGGGTGCGCGGAGGAACTGGACGCGCTGCTGGCCGAATGCGGCTGGCGGCCGGACGACCGCGTGGTGCTGGTGGGGGACCTGGTGGCGAAGGGTCCGGACTCAGCGGGCGTGGTGCGACGGGCGCGCGAGCGCGGCTTCCTCGCGGTGCGCGGCAACCATGACGCGCACGTGCTGCGCTGGCACGCGGGCCGGGGGCCCAAGGGCAAGAAGCTCAAGCCCGAGCACCAGCTCGTGCTGGACACGCTGTCGCCCGAGGACTGGACGTGGCTGGCGGCCCAACCGCTCTACCGCCACTTCCCGGAGCTGAACGTGGTGGCGGTGCACGGCGGACTGGTGCCGGGCGTGGCGCTGGAGCACCAGAAGGAGGACGAGCTGCTCAACCTGCGCAGCATCGCCGCGGACGGCACGCCGTCGAAGCGCGTGGACGGCGGCGAGCCGTGGGGAAGCTGCTGGAAGGGGCCGGAGCTGGTCATCTTCGGGCACGACGCCATGCGCGGGATTCAGCGGCACCCGTACGCGCTCGGGCTGGACTCGGGCTGCGTGTACGGCGGCCGGCTGTCCGCGTACGTGCTGCCGGAGGGGCGGCTCGTGTCGGTGCTCGCGAAACGCGCGTACGTGGACGTCGACGCGTCAGGGTGA